The genomic stretch CACCCGTCAGCGCGCCGCCAAATCCTGACACCCTGTCAAAAACCTGGAAATCCCCATCAGGCCGCCAAACCCGCGTCAACATTGGCGATTACGCCCCAAATTGTCCAAAATCGCCACGACCTATGATATATCCGGGCTAGCCCGGAAAACTCATCCCGGTTCCCCGACCGGGAGTTTCCAGCCTAAGGAACCGTGCAACAATTACTTCCGATTTTCTCGCTTGTTCTTTTGACCTGGAGCATTGTTGCACTTCCGGTCACAGGCCCATGGCCAGGGCATGCTCCCTCAGTGCGCCTCGCTCCAGGTCAAAATCCCGGCGCGGGAAAATCGGAATTAATTTTGGCGCGATTCCTAACTCTCCATCACGTCCATCTCCACCGGCTCAACGTTCACTCCCTGTTTGGTAAGCCATTCCACCGCCGATTCAATCTCCGGACCGAGTCCCTCGAGTTCGAGGCACACGATCCCGATTTCATCCGTAACGCTGGCCTGGCGGACGTTCGTCACCACCTTGAACTTGTGGCCCAGCTCCCAGATGACGGGCCGCTTGATCAAACGCGGTGGATACATCAACCACAGACGGGAACGCTCGGATCGAGGCTTGGTCGTCCGGGCGCGAGGGGTGAACCTTTTCTTGGTGGAAGGGGAGGCCATAATGAAATACTTCAGCCGCCGGCGATGGCCGGAATGATGCTCACCTCATCGCCGTCCTTCAAGGGCGTCCGCAGGTTGTCAAGAAATCGAATATCCTCCTCGTTGACGTACACATTGACGAAGCGGCGGATGTTGCCGGCCTCGTCGAGCAATCGCTCCTGAACACCGGGGAACCGCGCCTGCATTTCGGCAATGGCGCCCCCGACGGTGTCGGCCTGGACCTCGACGACTTCCTCGTCCTGGGTCAGTTTGCGCAGCGGGGTGGGAATGCGAATTTTTTTAGACATAACGTGGCGATCGTTTTATCAGGCGGCGGCCATGGCCGTGTCGGAATCAAGCAAGGCCTCGAACTCGCGCAAACTCGGGCGGATTTCCCGCGTGTGCCCAACGTGGCCCAGCACGGCATCCAGCG from Verrucomicrobiota bacterium encodes the following:
- a CDS encoding ferredoxin codes for the protein MASPSTKKRFTPRARTTKPRSERSRLWLMYPPRLIKRPVIWELGHKFKVVTNVRQASVTDEIGIVCLELEGLGPEIESAVEWLTKQGVNVEPVEMDVMES
- a CDS encoding MoaD/ThiS family protein, yielding MSKKIRIPTPLRKLTQDEEVVEVQADTVGGAIAEMQARFPGVQERLLDEAGNIRRFVNVYVNEEDIRFLDNLRTPLKDGDEVSIIPAIAGG